A genomic region of Barnesiella viscericola DSM 18177 contains the following coding sequences:
- a CDS encoding DUF1295 domain-containing protein has protein sequence METATFNIFLIVMAVTALIVFIALHFVSAGYGMLFDRKWGVSLPNRIGWVVMEAPVFIAMLVLWLLSPDEYRYDPVRIAFLVLFEVHYFQRSFIFPFLIKGNSRMPLSIVSMGVVFNLLNAFMQGGWIFYISPLDYYTPAWFTSPQFIIGVIAFVAGMYINIQSDSIIRHLRKPGDRRHYIPRGGMFRWVSSANYFGEFLEWVGFAIFTWSWSGAVFAWWTFANLAPRSASLYKRYTQEFGEEFTREKRKKIIPFIY, from the coding sequence ATGGAAACCGCCACATTCAATATTTTCTTAATCGTAATGGCCGTCACGGCCTTGATCGTGTTTATTGCCCTCCATTTCGTGAGTGCGGGTTACGGCATGCTTTTCGACCGCAAGTGGGGAGTCTCGCTGCCCAACCGCATCGGGTGGGTGGTGATGGAGGCCCCGGTATTCATTGCCATGCTCGTGCTGTGGCTGCTCTCCCCCGACGAATATCGCTACGACCCGGTGCGCATCGCCTTTCTGGTGCTGTTCGAGGTGCACTACTTCCAACGCTCGTTCATCTTCCCCTTCCTCATCAAGGGGAACAGCCGCATGCCCCTCAGCATCGTGAGCATGGGTGTCGTGTTCAACCTGCTTAACGCCTTCATGCAGGGAGGGTGGATTTTCTACATTTCGCCGCTCGACTACTATACCCCGGCCTGGTTCACCTCGCCCCAGTTCATCATCGGGGTGATTGCCTTCGTGGCCGGCATGTACATCAATATCCAGTCCGACTCCATCATACGTCACCTACGCAAGCCGGGCGACCGGCGTCACTATATCCCGCGGGGCGGCATGTTCCGCTGGGTTTCGTCGGCCAACTACTTCGGCGAATTTCTCGAATGGGTAGGATTCGCCATCTTCACCTGGTCGTGGTCGGGTGCCGTCTTTGCCTGGTGGACATTTGCCAACCTGGCTCCCCGCTCGGCCTCACTCTACAAGCGCTACACCCAGGAGTTCGGCGAGGAGTTCACACGAGAGAAACGCAAAAAGATAATTCCTTTCATCTATTGA
- a CDS encoding ExbD/TolR family protein: MALKRRHKIEATFSMASMTDVIFLLLIFFMITSTIVFPNSIKVNLPQSNQQAAAKPLTRVLIDENMDYYISFGNEAPQAVTYDQLVQQLAETPQHDTERYVALYADETVPYREIVKVLNVANDNHLKMVLATKPVRNP, encoded by the coding sequence ATGGCACTGAAACGAAGACACAAGATAGAGGCCACATTCAGCATGGCATCGATGACCGATGTCATCTTTCTGTTGCTTATCTTCTTCATGATTACCTCGACAATCGTCTTTCCCAACTCCATCAAGGTGAACCTGCCTCAGAGCAACCAGCAGGCGGCGGCCAAACCCCTCACCCGGGTGCTTATCGACGAAAACATGGACTACTACATCTCCTTCGGCAACGAGGCACCGCAAGCGGTCACCTACGACCAACTGGTACAACAGCTGGCCGAGACACCCCAGCACGACACCGAGCGCTATGTAGCCCTCTATGCCGACGAGACGGTGCCCTACCGCGAGATTGTCAAGGTACTCAACGTCGCCAACGACAACCATCTGAAAATGGTGCTGGCCACCAAGCCGGTGCGCAACCCGTAA
- a CDS encoding PCMD domain-containing protein: MKKMQRTTLMAVLCGVLAVENACAQHVEPLAFADFEHWVTREIKESALLGGKTKTVYAIAPTRHIQGNKAYKNMGGSPWASSNVMANVMGVVKASNTVRPEKREGGGTCACMETVIEDCCVLGMMNLHVLVSGSIFLGEVNEPIRSTNSPYSKMEMGIPFTKRPTRLIFDYKYKASPDNFRTQSTGFSARKQLPGRDNGEVYILLQHRWEDADGNVYAHRVGTGRERYGKSTAGWVNGHSIPIHYGDITDKPFYKSYMGLIPEENSYYCRNSKGKMVPVVEVGWGKPDEPVTHMLVMASATCGTAYVGGLGSTLWIDNIALGY, encoded by the coding sequence ATGAAAAAGATGCAGAGAACTACATTGATGGCAGTTTTGTGCGGAGTATTGGCCGTGGAGAATGCCTGTGCTCAGCATGTAGAGCCGCTGGCCTTTGCCGACTTTGAACATTGGGTGACTCGCGAAATCAAGGAGTCGGCCCTCCTGGGAGGCAAGACCAAGACCGTCTATGCCATTGCGCCTACTCGCCATATCCAGGGGAACAAGGCCTATAAGAATATGGGAGGCTCGCCGTGGGCTTCGTCGAACGTGATGGCCAACGTGATGGGAGTAGTGAAGGCCAGCAACACCGTCCGTCCCGAGAAGCGCGAAGGGGGTGGCACCTGCGCCTGCATGGAGACGGTTATCGAGGATTGCTGCGTGTTGGGCATGATGAATCTGCATGTGCTGGTGAGCGGCAGTATCTTCCTGGGCGAGGTGAACGAACCCATTCGCTCGACCAACAGCCCTTACAGCAAGATGGAGATGGGAATCCCCTTCACCAAACGTCCTACCCGCTTGATTTTCGATTATAAATACAAGGCTTCGCCCGACAATTTTCGCACCCAGTCGACCGGGTTCAGTGCCCGCAAGCAGTTGCCCGGCCGCGACAACGGCGAGGTCTATATTCTGTTGCAACATCGTTGGGAAGATGCCGACGGCAACGTCTACGCCCATCGGGTGGGCACTGGCCGGGAACGTTACGGCAAGAGTACTGCCGGGTGGGTGAACGGTCACAGCATACCCATTCACTATGGCGATATTACCGACAAACCGTTCTACAAGTCCTACATGGGGCTTATTCCCGAGGAGAACTCCTACTACTGCCGCAACAGCAAGGGCAAGATGGTGCCTGTGGTCGAGGTGGGTTGGGGCAAACCCGATGAGCCGGTCACCCACATGCTGGTGATGGCTTCGGCTACCTGCGGTACCGCTTATGTGGGCGGGTTGGGCAGTACCCTCTGGATTGACAACATCGCGTTGGGGTATTGA
- a CDS encoding NADH:flavin oxidoreductase — translation MNTDSSSQPSILFTPASIGPVTLRNRTIRSAAFEGMCDHNAPTQKLYDYHRSVAAGGIGMTTLAYASVTRNGLSFKHQLWMRPEIVKPLRRITDAIHAEGAKASIQLGHCGNMSHRSTAGQIPISASTGFNLYSPTFVRGMHKDEIEAMARSFGDAVNNARDAGFDAVEIHAGHGYLISQFLSPYTNHRHDEYGGSLDNRMRFMRMCMEQVMKAAGNDMAVIVKTNMRDGFKGGIEIDEGIVIARELEQLGAHALVLSGGFVSKAPMYVMRGEMPITTLTYYMKTWWLKYGVKLAGRFMIPTVPFREAYFLDDALKFREALKLPLIYVGGLVSRPTIDKVLNHGFEFVQMGRALINEPDFVNRMKNEDEVRCGCDHTNYCIARMYSIEMACHKHLEGQLPPCIVKEIEKIHRHDPQ, via the coding sequence ATGAATACCGACTCATCTTCACAACCGTCCATACTCTTCACGCCGGCCTCGATAGGCCCCGTCACCCTGCGCAACCGCACCATCAGGTCGGCCGCCTTCGAGGGTATGTGCGACCACAACGCACCTACCCAAAAGCTGTATGACTACCACCGCAGTGTGGCTGCCGGCGGTATAGGCATGACTACGCTGGCCTATGCCTCGGTGACCCGCAACGGGCTCTCCTTCAAACATCAGTTGTGGATGCGCCCCGAAATCGTGAAACCGCTGCGACGCATCACCGACGCCATTCATGCCGAAGGGGCCAAGGCCTCCATTCAGTTGGGCCACTGCGGCAACATGTCGCACCGCAGCACGGCAGGCCAGATTCCCATCTCGGCCTCGACCGGATTCAACCTCTATTCGCCCACCTTTGTGCGGGGTATGCACAAGGACGAAATCGAGGCGATGGCCCGGTCCTTTGGCGACGCGGTCAACAACGCTCGCGATGCAGGATTCGACGCCGTCGAGATTCACGCCGGACACGGTTACCTCATCAGCCAGTTCCTCTCGCCTTATACCAACCACCGCCATGACGAATACGGAGGCTCGCTCGACAACCGCATGCGGTTCATGCGCATGTGCATGGAACAGGTGATGAAGGCGGCCGGCAACGACATGGCCGTCATCGTCAAAACCAACATGCGCGACGGCTTCAAGGGGGGTATCGAAATCGACGAGGGTATCGTCATTGCCCGCGAACTCGAACAACTGGGAGCCCACGCCCTGGTGCTGAGCGGTGGCTTCGTGAGCAAAGCCCCCATGTATGTGATGCGGGGCGAGATGCCCATCACCACCCTCACCTACTACATGAAGACCTGGTGGCTCAAATACGGTGTGAAACTGGCCGGCCGGTTCATGATACCCACCGTGCCGTTCCGCGAGGCCTATTTCCTCGACGATGCACTCAAATTCCGCGAAGCCCTCAAACTGCCCCTCATCTACGTGGGCGGTCTGGTCTCCCGGCCCACCATCGACAAGGTACTCAACCACGGCTTCGAGTTCGTGCAGATGGGACGGGCCCTCATCAACGAACCCGACTTCGTGAACCGCATGAAAAACGAGGACGAGGTGCGCTGCGGCTGCGACCACACCAACTACTGCATAGCCCGCATGTACTCCATCGAAATGGCCTGCCACAAACACCTCGAAGGACAACTGCCCCCGTGCATCGTCAAGGAGATAGAAAAGATTCACCGCCATGACCCGCAATAG
- a CDS encoding SDR family NAD(P)-dependent oxidoreductase, with product MTRNRDLSPCTALVTGASSGIGLEFARQLAAWGAALVMVSIDRDDLDRESTRIATDYRVPVETLCMDLARPEAADELYQYCREKGLVIDILINNAGIFSFREVVRTDPAKIETMIQLHMGTVTRLSRLFANDMCQRHHGYLLNMSSLSCWTPYPGIALYTATKAYIRVFTRALAYELSDYGVHATVVCPGGVATGLYGLPPRLLKLGVKLGILMTPERLVRKALNALFHGKKQLIPGLFNRLLIPLASVMPARVRLIVKHRMLNE from the coding sequence ATGACCCGCAATAGAGACCTATCGCCATGCACAGCTCTCGTTACCGGGGCCAGCTCGGGTATCGGGCTCGAATTTGCCCGACAACTGGCAGCCTGGGGGGCAGCCCTTGTGATGGTGAGCATCGACCGCGACGACCTCGACCGCGAATCGACCCGCATAGCTACCGACTATCGAGTACCGGTCGAAACCCTGTGCATGGACCTGGCCCGACCCGAAGCGGCCGACGAGCTTTATCAATATTGCCGGGAAAAAGGGCTGGTCATCGATATACTCATCAACAACGCCGGCATCTTCTCCTTCCGTGAAGTGGTACGCACCGACCCGGCCAAAATCGAGACCATGATTCAACTGCACATGGGCACAGTAACCCGACTCTCACGCCTCTTTGCCAACGACATGTGCCAACGACACCACGGCTACCTGCTCAACATGTCGTCGCTCTCCTGCTGGACCCCCTATCCCGGCATAGCGCTCTACACCGCGACAAAAGCCTACATACGGGTGTTCACACGGGCACTGGCCTACGAGTTGAGCGACTATGGTGTCCATGCCACCGTCGTGTGTCCCGGCGGAGTAGCTACCGGCCTCTACGGGCTTCCGCCCCGCCTGCTGAAATTGGGGGTAAAGCTGGGCATACTCATGACACCCGAACGCCTTGTGCGCAAAGCGCTCAACGCTCTCTTTCACGGAAAGAAACAACTTATCCCCGGACTGTTCAATCGACTGCTCATACCGCTGGCGTCGGTTATGCCTGCCCGGGTTCGTCTCATAGTCAAACACCGCATGCTCAATGAATAA
- a CDS encoding SDR family NAD(P)-dependent oxidoreductase, giving the protein MNKEYYIITGANGSIGQAITEALAKQGLSIIMACRNLAKSQPVQQQLIEKTGNTDITLLPLDLASFASIIAFANHLSQESISIQTLINNAGVMNQHYSQTADGFESTIGVNYIGTVLLTRLLLPLMHPGSRIVTTTSLTRYIGDIDEDFFKESPRHYKRFETYSKSKLALTLYTARLAQELRPRGIWVNAADPGVVNTNMITMHSWVDPLANRFFRPFISTPQEGAVGAIFAATSPEVYGVTGEIFKKEKHVPISARAIHVPRALWLYEETGKKITEALAKQPASEEKI; this is encoded by the coding sequence ATGAATAAGGAGTATTATATCATTACCGGAGCCAACGGCAGCATAGGCCAGGCCATCACCGAGGCGCTGGCCAAACAAGGGCTTTCCATCATCATGGCCTGCCGCAACCTGGCCAAATCGCAACCCGTGCAGCAACAACTTATCGAAAAGACAGGCAATACCGACATCACCCTGTTGCCGCTCGACCTGGCATCGTTTGCCTCTATCATCGCTTTTGCCAACCACCTCTCGCAAGAGTCCATATCGATACAAACGCTTATTAACAATGCCGGAGTCATGAATCAGCATTACAGCCAAACCGCCGACGGGTTTGAGTCGACCATCGGCGTCAACTACATAGGTACCGTACTGCTCACCCGACTGTTGCTTCCTCTCATGCACCCGGGCAGCCGCATCGTCACCACCACCTCGCTCACCCGGTATATCGGAGACATTGACGAGGACTTTTTTAAGGAATCGCCTCGCCACTATAAACGGTTCGAGACTTACAGCAAATCGAAACTGGCCCTTACCCTCTACACCGCCCGGCTGGCCCAGGAATTGCGACCTCGGGGCATTTGGGTCAATGCTGCCGACCCCGGGGTAGTCAACACCAACATGATTACCATGCACTCGTGGGTCGACCCCTTGGCCAACCGTTTTTTCCGCCCCTTTATCAGTACACCTCAGGAGGGAGCCGTCGGAGCCATCTTTGCCGCCACCTCACCCGAGGTCTACGGAGTGACCGGCGAAATCTTCAAAAAGGAAAAACATGTCCCCATTTCGGCCCGGGCCATTCACGTTCCAAGAGCCCTGTGGCTATACGAAGAGACTGGGAAAAAGATCACCGAAGCCCTCGCCAAGCAGCCTGCAAGTGAAGAAAAAATATAA
- a CDS encoding class II fructose-bisphosphate aldolase: MVSYKELGLVNTREMFAKAIKGGYAIPAFNFNNMEQLQAIIQAAVETKSPVILQVSKGARNYANQTLLRYMAQGAVEYAKELGCEHPQIVLHLDHGDSFELCKSCIDTGFSSVMIDGSHLPYEENVALTKKVVDYAHQFDVTVEGELGVLAGVEDEVSAEHHTYTNPEEVIDFAHRTGCDSLAISIGTSHGAYKFKPEQCHVDPATGRLVPPPLAFDVLDAVMEKLPGFPIVLHGSSSVPQEEVDKINKYGGKLEAAIGIPEEELRKAAKSAVCKINIDSDSRLAMTAAIREVFATKPAEFDPRKYLGPARDNMKKLYIHKIENVLGSAGKL; encoded by the coding sequence ATGGTAAGCTACAAAGAATTAGGATTGGTAAACACCAGAGAGATGTTTGCCAAGGCTATCAAAGGCGGATATGCTATCCCTGCTTTCAACTTCAACAACATGGAACAGTTGCAGGCAATTATCCAAGCAGCCGTAGAAACGAAATCGCCTGTGATTCTGCAAGTATCGAAAGGCGCTCGTAACTATGCCAACCAAACGTTGCTCCGTTATATGGCACAAGGCGCCGTAGAATATGCCAAAGAGTTGGGTTGCGAACATCCTCAAATCGTGTTGCACCTCGACCACGGCGATTCGTTCGAATTGTGCAAATCGTGTATCGATACGGGTTTCTCTTCGGTGATGATCGACGGTTCTCACCTGCCTTATGAGGAGAACGTAGCCCTCACGAAAAAAGTGGTTGACTATGCACACCAGTTCGACGTAACGGTTGAAGGTGAACTTGGTGTTCTCGCTGGTGTTGAGGACGAGGTTTCGGCCGAGCATCACACCTATACCAACCCCGAAGAGGTAATCGACTTCGCTCACCGCACGGGTTGCGATTCGTTGGCTATCTCGATCGGTACTTCGCACGGTGCCTACAAGTTCAAACCCGAACAATGCCACGTAGATCCCGCTACGGGTCGTTTGGTTCCTCCTCCCTTGGCATTCGACGTATTGGACGCCGTTATGGAGAAACTCCCGGGCTTCCCCATCGTACTGCACGGCTCTTCGTCGGTTCCCCAAGAAGAGGTCGACAAGATCAACAAATATGGAGGCAAACTCGAAGCTGCTATCGGTATCCCCGAAGAGGAGCTGCGTAAAGCTGCCAAATCGGCCGTTTGCAAAATCAACATCGACTCCGACAGCCGTCTGGCCATGACCGCTGCTATTCGCGAGGTATTCGCTACGAAACCCGCCGAGTTCGATCCTCGTAAATATCTGGGTCCGGCTCGTGACAACATGAAGAAACTCTACATTCACAAGATTGAGAATGTATTGGGTAGCGCCGGCAAACTCTAA